TGAACACAATACCGGATGCCTGGTCGATCCAGGAAAAATTTATTTTATTGCCCATAAACAAATGGCAAAACGAGTATGAACGGGTAAATATTGGTGGGATTAGTTGTGATCATTCGGATTATTATAATTCAGAAGATTTTAACCAGGAAGTGTTGTTTCCCGTTTCTCCTAAAAATGACAAAGAGCCTCTTTATTTAGGATTTTTTCATACCGGTGCCTATCAGGATTCTGTTAGTGGATATGGCGGTATAAAGCATTGTTTAATTCCATCTCCAAAACATGTAATAATTGACAGGGATGAAAAAGGCAATATTGTCGATACGGTTTACCGGGAAGAACAATCCAGCCGGGAAATGTTTAATATTTTGGGATACAATGAAAAATAAACGAACATATGCCGGGATTGAGACTGCATTATCTGACTTTGATTTGGCCGCTATACTTTTGCAACCTGTTCCATACGACGGCACAAGTACCTGGGGCAAAGGGGCTGATAAAGGATTTGATGCTTTTTTAGATGCTTCAGAAAATATGGAGCTTTACGATATCGAAACACATTCTGAGGTTTATAAAAAAGGTATTCATATTTTAGATAAGATTGAAGAAGACTCCTCCCCTGAAAATGTTTATAAAACGGTTCTTGAAAAAACACAGAAGTTACTTAAAACAAAAAAATTCCTGACTTTTTTTGGTGGCGAACACTCCATCAGTATTGGCATAATTGAAGCATTCAGAAATAGATATAAAGATTTAACCGTGTTGCAGCTTGATGCCCATGCCGATTTGAGGAAAGAGTATCTTGGCTCAGAGTATAACCATGCCTGCGCCGTGCATAAAGCAAGTAAAACAACCAATCTAATTCAGGTGGGAATCAGGAGTATGGATAGTAGTGAAAAAGAATACCTGAATCCTGAAAAGTGTTTTTTTGCAGAACAGATGTTTGGTCATCAAAACTGGATGGATGAATCAATTTCTAAAATGACTGAAGATGTCTACATCACTATAGATTTGGATGTCTTCGATCCGTCAATTATGCCTTCAACCGGCACACCGGAGCCCGGAGGTATGGATTGGAACACAATTATTCAATATTTGGCCAAGGTTTTTAAAGAGAAAAATATTGTTGGATTTGATATTGTAGAACTTTCTCCGATCGGAGACTTAACCGCACCAGATTTTCTGGCTGCCAAATTATATTATAAACTTTTATCCTATAAATTTTATGAATAAAAAAGGTGAGATTTCACAATTTATGCTTGAGCATTTCAAGCATTTCAATTCTGCCAGTGTTGTCGATGCGGCCAAAGCTTACGAGCAACAATTGGATCTCGATAATAAAATGATGATCACCATGGCAGGGGCAATGAGTACGGCTGAAATCGGCAAAACGCTGGCCGAGATGATCCGCAAGGATAAGGTTCAAATCATTTCATGCACAGGTGCCAATCTTGAAGAAGATATTATGAATCTTGTGGCGCATTCTCATTATAAACGTGTGCCGGATTATCGTGATTTGACCGCCCAACAGGAAAGGGAATTGCTGGACAAAGGTTTGAACAGGGTTACGGACACTTGCATTCCTGAGGAAGAAGCTTTTCGAAGATTGCAAAAACATATATACGCCATTTGGAAAGAAGCCGACCAAACGGGGGAGCGATACTTTCCTCACGAGTTTATGTATAAAATGCTGTTGTCTGGTATATTGGAGCAATACTATGAGATTGATCCAAAAGACAGTTGGGTGTTGGCTGCTGCCGAAAAAAATCTGCCGATTGTCGTACCCGGCTGGGAAGACTCCACCATGGGTAATATTTTTGCCTCATATTGTATTAAAGGAGATTTAAACCCAACAACAATGAAATCCGGTATAGAATATATGGCTTGGCTTGCCGACTGGTATTCTAAAAACACAAAAGATTACGGTATCGGGTTTTTCCAGATTGGAGGGGGCATTGCCGGGGATTTCCCCATTTGTGTTGTGCCAATGTTATACCAGGATTTAGAACGAACAGATACACCTTTCTGGTCATATTTTTGCCAGATATCGGATTCTACTACAAGCTACGGATCATACTCCGGTGCTGTGCCAAATGAGAAAATTACCTGGGGCAAACTGGATGCTGATACGCCAAAGTTTATAATTGAATCTGATGCGACCATAGTTGTGCCATTGATATTTGCATACTTACTAGGATACTAAAATGAAATTTTTTACAACACTTTTGATTCTGTTTTTTACGGTTTTAATTTGGTCCGCAATAAATCCTTTCGATTATTTTACCTGGTTTTTAGAAGTATTGCCGGCTTTAATCGGACTGGTCACCCTGGCAATCACATTTAAAAAGTTTCAATTTACAAACTTGCTCTATGTTTTGATTTTAATCCACAGTATAATTTTGATGGTTGGCGGACATTACACTTATGCCGAAGTGCCTTTGTTTGATTGGATTCGTGAAGCCTTTGACCAGAGCCGCAACAATTACGACAAGGTTGGTCATTTTGCCCAGGGTTTTATTCCGGCAATGATTGCCCGCGAAATCCTGGTGAGAAAAAGTGTCGTTAATGGCCGAAAATGGCTCAATGCAATTATTGTCTCAATGTGTTTGGCCATAAGCGCATCTTATGAATTTATTGAATGGTTTGTCGCAGAACTTTCGGGTGAATCTGCCGAATCATTTTTAGGAACACAAGGCTATATATGGGATACACAATCGGATATGCTTTATGCAACTATTGGCGCGATTGTGGCACTGATTGTTTTAAGCAAACCACATGACCGGCTTTTAAGTAAAATTGGGAAGTAAAGATTTGCAATAAAAAATGATTGAATTGTGTAAAATCCCTCGTTTACAAAATCCTGCTAAGTTTGTATATTCCTTCGCCGATTGAAAGACTTTCAGAATGTAAGAATGAAAGATTAGAGTAGTGTAAAACTTAAAGCGACTATTTAATTGATATTATTTCAATTCTTACTTCCTAAATGTTTTTCAATCTTCAAATATAAATATCTTTCAGATTTTTTAATCTTAAAATCAAAAAAGGGAATACATGGAACGCGTTGAACCATATAAACCAAAAAATAAAATTCGCATTGTAACAGCCGCTTCGTTGTTTGATGGCCATGATGCAGCAATAAATATTATGCGCCGCATTATACAGGCTACGGGATGCGAGGTAATTCATCTTGGGCATGACCGAAGTGTGGAAGAAGTTGTTGATACAGCTGTGCAGGAAGATGTACAGGCCATTGCCATAACAAGCTACCAGGGTGGCCATAATGAATATTTTAAATACATGCATGATCTGCTAAAGAAAAAGGGTGCCGGACATATAAAAATATTTGGCGGCGGTGGCGGTGTAATCCTGCCCGAAGAAATGGAAGACCTGCATAATTATGGTATTAGCAGGATCTATTCTCCGGATGATGGGCGTACACTGGGTTTGCAAGGCATGATTAATGATATGGTGGCCAAAAGTGATTTCCCAACAGGAACAAATATAAACGGCAACGCTGAAAAACTATCCAAAACAAACAAACTGGAAATTGCCCGTTTAATTTCCGCTGCTGAAAACCAACCCGAATCTGTATCGGGTATTCTTAAAAAAATCCATAAAGAAGCAAAAAAGGCGAAAACGCCAATTCTTGGTATAACCGGTACTGGTGGCGCTGGCAAGTCTTCTCTAATTGATGAATTGGTTCGTCGTTATTTGATTGATTTTCCGGATAAATATATTGCCGTGGTTTCGGTTGATCCATCAAAAAGGAAAACGGGTGGGGCATTGCTTGGTGACAGGATTCGCATGAATTCGATTAGAAACGAACGGGTTTATATGCGCTCTTTGGCAACCCGGCAGGCTAATCTTGCGTTAAGCGCACATGTGGAAGAAGCACTGACAATTTTGAAAGCCGCTAATTATGATATGATTATTTTGGAAACATCGGGTATTGGCCAATCTGATACGGAGATTACTGAGCACTCCGATGTTAGCTTGTATGTTATGACGCCGGAATATGGTGCAGCCACTCAGCTTGAAAAAATTGATATGCTCGATTTTGCAGACATAATTGCCTTGAACAAATTTGATAAACGTGGTGCAATGGATGCTCTTCGTGACGTGAAAAAACAATATGTTCGAAACCACAATGCATTCGATCTTGCAGATGACCAAATTCCGGTCCACGGTACAATTGCTTCACAGTTTAATGATCCCGGGATGAACTCTTTATACTGCCTGATTATTGACACAATTAAAGAGCGCTGCAAAGTAGATTTTAACTCATCTTACGAGATTACAGAAGATATGTCTGAAAAGATTTATGTAATCCCGCCAAACCGTACCCGCTATTTATCCGAGATTGCAGAGAACAACCGTAATTATAAAACGTGGGCAGAAAAGCAATCGGCCATTGCCCAAAAATTATATGGACTGAAAAAATCGGTTGAGACCATAAATGAATTAAAGCAAGAAAACAGCGACAAATTAATCGATGATCTTGAAAAGGCTTACGAAAAAATAGCCCTGGAATTTGATCCCAAAAATAAAAAATTAATTGATGAATGGCCGGAAAAGAAAGCCCGCTACACACAAGATTTGTACAAGTTTAAAGTGCGTAATAAAGAACTTGCCATTAAAACAAATAGTGAAAGCTTATCGCATTTAAAAGTCCCTAAAGTAACCATGCCAAAGTATGAAGGCTGGGGTGATATTCTACTTTGGAGTCTGCGGGAAAATGTACCGGGCGAGTTTCCATACACAGCCGGGATTTATCCTTTCAAGCGAGAGGGTGAAGATCCAACTCGCATGTTTGCGGGTGAAGGCGGACCGGAAAGAACAAACCGCCGGTTTCATTATGTCAGTTTGGGAATGCCGGCAAAAAGATTGTCAACAGCTTTTGATTCGGTTACACTTTATGGACAAGATCCGGATCACCGCCCGGATATTTATGGAAAAATCGGTAATGCCGGTGTTTCAATCTGCTGCCTGGATGATGCTAAAAAGCTCTATTCAGGATTTGATTTATCCGATCCCAAAACCTCCGTTTCTATGACCATAAATGGCCCGGCACCAATGATGCTTGGGTTTTTCCTGAATGCGGCAATTGACCAACAGTGTGAGATATATATTAAAGAAAATGGTTTGAAAAAAGAGGTTGAAAAGAAAATCGCTGCAATTTACAAAAACGGCACCCGTCCTGAATATTCTGGCGAATTACCTGAGGGAAATGATGGCCTTGGCCTAATGTTGCTTGGTGTAACCGGCGACCAGGTTTTACCGGAAGATGTTTACTTAGAGATAAAAACAAAAACATTGGCCCAGGTTCGTGGAACAGTTCAGGCCGATATTTTAAAAGAAGACCAGGCTCAGAATACGTGCATTTTTTCAACAGAATTTGCATTGCGTTTAATGGGCGATGTGCAGGAATATTTTATTAATAATGCCGTGCGTAACTTTTACTCTGTTTCAATTTCAGGCTATCATATTGCCGAAGCGGGTGCAAACCCAATCACACAACTGGCTTTAACACTCAGCAATGGTTTTACTTATGTGGAATATTATTTAAGCCGCGGTATGGATATAAACAAATTTGCTCCTAATTTGTCATTCTTCTTTTCCAATGGAATTGATCCTGAATATGCTGTTATTGGACGGGTTGCACGACGTATTTGGTCCAAGGCGATGAAATATAAATATGGTGCTGATGCCCGTTCGCAAATGTTAAAATATCATATCCAAACTTCCGGTCGCTCTCTTCATGCACAGGAGATTGATTTTAACGACATCCGCACGACTTTACAAGCGCTCTACGCGATTTATGATAATTGCAACAGTTTGCACACCAATGCATATGATGAGGCAATCACCACGCCTACCGAAGAATCTGTACGAAGGGCAATGGCTATCCAGTTAATAATAAATAAAGAGCTTGGCCTGGCCATGAACGAAAATCCAATGCAAGGATCATTTATTATTGAAGAATTAACCGATCTTGTTGAAGAAGCGGTTTATGTAGAGTTTGATCGCATAACGGAACGCGGCGGAGTTTTGGGTGCAATGGAAACCATGTACCAGCGCAGCAAAATCCAGGAAGAAAGCCTTTATTATGAAACATTGAAACATACTGGCGATTTTCCTATTATTGGCGTAAA
This Calditrichota bacterium DNA region includes the following protein-coding sequences:
- the speB gene encoding agmatinase; amino-acid sequence: MKNKRTYAGIETALSDFDLAAILLQPVPYDGTSTWGKGADKGFDAFLDASENMELYDIETHSEVYKKGIHILDKIEEDSSPENVYKTVLEKTQKLLKTKKFLTFFGGEHSISIGIIEAFRNRYKDLTVLQLDAHADLRKEYLGSEYNHACAVHKASKTTNLIQVGIRSMDSSEKEYLNPEKCFFAEQMFGHQNWMDESISKMTEDVYITIDLDVFDPSIMPSTGTPEPGGMDWNTIIQYLAKVFKEKNIVGFDIVELSPIGDLTAPDFLAAKLYYKLLSYKFYE
- a CDS encoding deoxyhypusine synthase, with translation MNKKGEISQFMLEHFKHFNSASVVDAAKAYEQQLDLDNKMMITMAGAMSTAEIGKTLAEMIRKDKVQIISCTGANLEEDIMNLVAHSHYKRVPDYRDLTAQQERELLDKGLNRVTDTCIPEEEAFRRLQKHIYAIWKEADQTGERYFPHEFMYKMLLSGILEQYYEIDPKDSWVLAAAEKNLPIVVPGWEDSTMGNIFASYCIKGDLNPTTMKSGIEYMAWLADWYSKNTKDYGIGFFQIGGGIAGDFPICVVPMLYQDLERTDTPFWSYFCQISDSTTSYGSYSGAVPNEKITWGKLDADTPKFIIESDATIVVPLIFAYLLGY
- a CDS encoding DUF2238 domain-containing protein, which codes for MKFFTTLLILFFTVLIWSAINPFDYFTWFLEVLPALIGLVTLAITFKKFQFTNLLYVLILIHSIILMVGGHYTYAEVPLFDWIREAFDQSRNNYDKVGHFAQGFIPAMIAREILVRKSVVNGRKWLNAIIVSMCLAISASYEFIEWFVAELSGESAESFLGTQGYIWDTQSDMLYATIGAIVALIVLSKPHDRLLSKIGK
- a CDS encoding methylmalonyl-CoA mutase family protein — protein: MERVEPYKPKNKIRIVTAASLFDGHDAAINIMRRIIQATGCEVIHLGHDRSVEEVVDTAVQEDVQAIAITSYQGGHNEYFKYMHDLLKKKGAGHIKIFGGGGGVILPEEMEDLHNYGISRIYSPDDGRTLGLQGMINDMVAKSDFPTGTNINGNAEKLSKTNKLEIARLISAAENQPESVSGILKKIHKEAKKAKTPILGITGTGGAGKSSLIDELVRRYLIDFPDKYIAVVSVDPSKRKTGGALLGDRIRMNSIRNERVYMRSLATRQANLALSAHVEEALTILKAANYDMIILETSGIGQSDTEITEHSDVSLYVMTPEYGAATQLEKIDMLDFADIIALNKFDKRGAMDALRDVKKQYVRNHNAFDLADDQIPVHGTIASQFNDPGMNSLYCLIIDTIKERCKVDFNSSYEITEDMSEKIYVIPPNRTRYLSEIAENNRNYKTWAEKQSAIAQKLYGLKKSVETINELKQENSDKLIDDLEKAYEKIALEFDPKNKKLIDEWPEKKARYTQDLYKFKVRNKELAIKTNSESLSHLKVPKVTMPKYEGWGDILLWSLRENVPGEFPYTAGIYPFKREGEDPTRMFAGEGGPERTNRRFHYVSLGMPAKRLSTAFDSVTLYGQDPDHRPDIYGKIGNAGVSICCLDDAKKLYSGFDLSDPKTSVSMTINGPAPMMLGFFLNAAIDQQCEIYIKENGLKKEVEKKIAAIYKNGTRPEYSGELPEGNDGLGLMLLGVTGDQVLPEDVYLEIKTKTLAQVRGTVQADILKEDQAQNTCIFSTEFALRLMGDVQEYFINNAVRNFYSVSISGYHIAEAGANPITQLALTLSNGFTYVEYYLSRGMDINKFAPNLSFFFSNGIDPEYAVIGRVARRIWSKAMKYKYGADARSQMLKYHIQTSGRSLHAQEIDFNDIRTTLQALYAIYDNCNSLHTNAYDEAITTPTEESVRRAMAIQLIINKELGLAMNENPMQGSFIIEELTDLVEEAVYVEFDRITERGGVLGAMETMYQRSKIQEESLYYETLKHTGDFPIIGVNTFLSSKGSPTVIPQEVIRSTEKEKENQIDTLKDLHTKRNKEAQKQLSKIRSAAVQNENIFETLMEASKVCSIGQISQALFEVGGQYRRNM